ACTTAAAGAGGGCTCCTCACCACAAGACATGCTCAAATCGTTGTTCCATGTCAATTATTTATACTGGCTGGAGAAAAACGTCGGAATTGAGGCTAAGAGTGCTGCAGATGACTGTAGACCAAGTGGAAAGCTGCAAATATCATTAGATTATGTGAATAGGGAATTCGACCATGTTAAACATGACGGGACTACGGCAGGTTGGATCACTGAGGGACTCATTGCCAGGCCATTACCTAACAGGATTCGTTTAGAATATTGTGGTGCCTCCTCTGCGTGAAGTAGAAACACTTGGAAGCAGGTTATTCGATGTGTATCTGGGCATTTTGGAAAGAAAGGTGTAGCTTTTCTGGTTGTTAAGGTTTCATGGTCGATCTTTCACACACGGCATCTTTGTTTAAAATGTGCATTGGCTGAACTTGAGAAAGGCTGGGAAGTGGGTGCTGCTACACCATCCATCTGAGGACCAAGATATGGATGACCGGGCCTAATTGAAAAAGGCACTGTTGTATAAAATTAGAGGACCACAAAGTATTCAAATACAAgtctgagattttttttttaactggtGGGTCAGAAAGCAATCGTGTGTGGCTCATAATCGTACATACATACACGATTGGCGTCTTAATTGGTGCCATGTATCTTATTCTGATTACCAGAACAGATACATTttctgaagtgaaattgaattgGTGGTTATACTGTAAACAACTGTTTAGGGTTGTGTTGTGCACAGGACGAAGATATTTTCATTTGAAAATAAGAATATCAAGCTTGTGGGCTCGTTGTTTTTTGATCGACAGCGATCGGTATATCTCCAGTCTCCACACCTTGCCAGTCCAAGTCGCTAAGTACAGCAGCATTAGCAACCAGTAAACATCATCGACAATAAAGTAGAGAGATTCATCAAGAATCTCTGGTAAGTTTGCTTTGATGGTCAGCAGAAAACCACAAATGGAActccaaaaaagaaagaaactctGGGTTTGTCACTGTCTCTTTTTGTCTTTCACCAATTCCAACTCTCTTGGACCTCCTCCAGCcacatcttttctctttattattCTATATTTTTTCTTCACTGAAAATTCGTTTCACATAAAAAAGAGTGACTTTTTTATGTGTTTTGTTGCTTCTTCCTTCACCACATAACATCTATCTCTGATTCACACCCTCTCAAAGTTTAATAAATTCAGAAAGTAAAGAAATGAAGAATGTGAGACAGAAAGAAGTCAGCATTCATCTTGTTCTTAGAGTTTTAGTTTAGAACTCTGAATGTCCAGAGTCAAGTAATTAAACACAATCTAAACTTATCAGTTAGGAGAAGGAAATGATGGaagctgcttcatcttcttcctgtTTATATCCTTCATTAAAGCCTTCAACCTTCCCTTTCCATGTAAAGCACAGTAGTACTGTTACTGCTAGTGATATTAACAGCATTTACTACAATAtcaagaaaaagaacaagaaggaTAGCCTGCAgtgttgctcttcttcttcttcttcttccttcatcaATCCCATTCATTTTCTCAGAGACAGTAACAACACTCCTTACTATTACTCCCTTGTGGGTTTTCCATTTCAGCAACAACACTTGATCAtcagaagcagcagcagtagtaCCAGCAGTAGTAATAGTACTAGAACCAGTCGTGGTAGTTCATCTAAAAAGAAGAAGAGTAGAAGATTGGTCTCCTCCTCTCCTTAtgtggaaaaacaaaatgaacagAGTGTTGAAAGTGGATATCAAAATGGGGATCCACTTGGGAAAAAAGATTTAGGGAGAAGTGTTGTCAAATGGATTAGTAATGGTATGAAATCCATGGCAATGGATTTTGCATCCCCTGACATTACACAGAATCAGGATACTGATTTCTCTGATCATGTTAGACAACGCGTCTTGCGTGGAGGTGGTCTCACGTTTGTCATTGAATCTCAACCTTATCTTAGTGGTGTACCAATGCCCCTTGGTTCTGAAACCTTGTGTTTGAAGGCATCCACTCACTACCCAACACTCTTCGATCACTTCCAAAGGGAACTCAAGCATGTGCTCCTTGATCTACAACTCAAATCTCTCATCCCACCCACTGAAGATTGGCGCAACACCGAATCCTGGAAGCTCCTTAAACAATTCGCCAACTCAGGTATGTTCTGTGGGATTCCAATTTATCCATATCCCTCTACTGGTTGTTGGTGGTGCTTGTTTTGTTTGACATCCTAATCTCACTCGGTGTGAATTCTATTTGCTTAAGTTCATTTCATTTTTACAATAGAGAAAGTGAATATTCAAATTTGGATAGGCTTGTATATGAAAGTAAAGTCCGACTGAGATGTGCATCCGAAATTGAGTTCATTGAAGTTAATTAGCTTAAAGGTCCTGTAATTGAAGGTTATATTCCACGGATTAGTTGTATTAACATAGCTATATGTGCTTTTGCAGCTGAGCATAGAGCCATTGCTAGGAAGAttcctcaaacaaaaacaaaacaggtGCATAGTGGACTTGGGATGGAGATGGACAAGGCCAAGGCAGTACAGAGCAAAATTGACAACTTTGTGAAAACTATGTCTGATCTCCTTCGAATTGAGAGGGACGCAGAGCTAGAGTTTACTCATGAGGAGTTGAATGCCGTACCTACACCGCCATCCTCTGCTGACGAGGTTACCGGAACATCTTCGTCAAGTAAATCTGATTCTTCAAAGCCCATTGAGTACTTGGTTACTCATGGCCAGTCTCAACAAGAGCTTTGCGACACCATTTGCAATCTGCATGCTGTCAGCTCTTCCACAGGTTGCCTCATCTATCTATGGTTATATCTTGTGCTTACATTTGTGTGTTTTTAGTTGTATGTTGATCCAACCTATTTAAGTTTATGTGATCTATACAGGTCTAGGGGGGATGCACCTGGTTTTGTTCAGGGCTGAAGGGTACCATCGATTGCCACCTACCACACTCTCCCCAGGGGACATGGTTTGTGTCAGAACCTGTGATAGCAGAGGTGGTGGAGCAACCTCTTGCATGCAGGGTGTCATTAACAATTTAGGGGAGGACGGGTGTAGCATCAGCGTTGCTCTGGAATCCCGGCATGGTGATCCCACCTTTTCTAAGCTCTTTGGCAAGAGTGTCCGCATTGATCGTATTCCTGGATTAGCTGATGCACTCACGTATGAGGTATTCAAATTCCCACCTTAATCTGTTGTGCAATTGTTAGCTCATTTTAATTTGGGTTAACGTAAAAAGTACATCAGAAATCAATAGTGCAGTTTGGGTGGTAGCCAAGAACTTCAAGAAAATTGTGATTATCTGTTAGTTCTTATTTCGTTGCCCTGGTTCTCATTTTGTGGTGAGAAACTTGGCCCATCAATCAGTGAGGATTCTAGGATGTGCTTGGTATACACaggtttttgtatatatttatatcTGGAATTCCACTTGCATGTACAAGCGCAATAATAAGCTGCATTAGATTCTACATGAATTTGGAACCAACAATATTCATCAGTTTCTTTGGGTCACTCCTCACCTGATTTTACCAATTTGGCAccactccaacctatcactttgGCAACCGCACAGCCAGCATGTTTTTGTTGATTATTGCCTCAACTGTCACGTGATTTTCTTTGTGATCTCCACTTGTTCTCTAGTTAGCAACATTTCCTAAGATATACCATGGTCATCTAATTAGAAAGGCACTCATTGAATTTTTAAAATTGGTTCAACAAGGGATTCTCAGTTTCTATTTCTAAACTGTCAAACATAAGTAGAAATTTCTATGCACATCTGTTCCAACCAGTGAATAGACATTGTTTTTGTAACTGTTTTTTTATGTGTATGTATCCAACGATTATGCAGATGCAAAGTGATGATGTATCTGAGTGTCAATATATCATATCTCAGCGTAGTTCATGAACATCCCATTTGGTCTTGATGATCTAATTTCTATGCTGTATTTATCTTTCTTTTGCAGCGCAATTGTGAAGCCCTAATGCTTCTGCAGAAGAACGGTTTGCAGAAGAAAAATCCTTCAAAAGCCATAGTAGCTACTCTTTTTGGAgaaaaagaagatgttgcatGGATGGAGCAGAATAATTTGGCAGATTGGACCGCTGAAGAAAAAGTGGATGTCCTACTACCTGATCATGGAGTTTATGATGATTCCCAACTCAAAGCAATTGCCTTGGGCTTAAACAAGAAACGCCCAGTTCTGGTGATCCAAGGTCCTCCAGGTACTGGAAAGACAGGTCTTCTTAAGGAAGTGATTGCTCTTTCTGTCCAACGAGGTGAAAGGGTCCTTGTGACAGCCCCTACTAATGCTGCTGTTGATAACATGGTAGAAAAGCTTTCTAGTGTTGGATTAAACATTGTACGTGTGGGAAATCCAGCTCGAATATCTTCATCAGTGGCATCAAAATCTTTGGCAGAGATTGTAAAGTATAGGCTTTCAGATTTTGTGAATGAATTTGAACGGAAAAAAGCAAATCTAAGAAGGGATTTGAGATATTGTTTGGATGATGATTCTTTAGCTGCAGGTATACGCCAGCTTTTAAAACAACTTGGGAAGTCcctgaagaagaaagagaaggagattGTTAAGGAAGTATTATCCACCGCTGAAGTTGTTTTATGCACGAATACTGGTGCAGCTGATCCTTTGATACGGAGACTCGAtacatttgatcttgttgttataGATGAAGCAGGGCAAGCTATTGAACCATCTTGTTGGATCCCAATTTTGCAAGCGAAACGTTGTATCCTTGCTGGGGACCAATGCCAGCTTGCCCCAGTTGTTTTATCAAGAAATGCATTGGATGGTGGGCTTGGAATTTCTCTAATGGAGAGAGCATCGAATTTGCACGAAGGGATTCTTGCTACCAAGTTGACAATGCAATACCGGATGAATGATGCTATAGCTAGCTGGGCATCAAAAGAGATGTATGATGAACTATTACGGTCATCTCCAGCTGTTTCCTCACATCTTCTTGTAGATTCTCCATTTGTCAAGGTATTTCCACATTGGTTATTTTGCTTTGAAATGTAGTCTCTATTTTCTAAGTTTATTGAAGCATTATTGCTCAATCTAAATCTGACTTTCTGCCTTCCAGACTACATGGATAACTTCGTGCCCGTTGCTGTTGCTGGACACACGAATGCCATATGGTAGTCTGTCTGTTGGCTGCGAAGAGCATCTAGATCCAGCTGGCACTGGCTCATTTTATAACGAAGGGGAAGCAGATATTGTCGTAGAACATGTCCTATCATTGATTTATGCTGGTATGTTATCTCCTAGCTGCTAAGATATATGTGAAGAACTGACAGCTGTTGTTGTCTTGTATACTCTCTTTTTTCACCTGTGTATTTTGCTTAAGAGTAAAAGGTGCATGATGTCTTTCGATATAGTTTTGTACACCTCATAGGGGGATGAAATGGCTTATATTAATGTGTTGAAAAACATTGTAGGTCCATGAGAAATCCACCTGATGCATCGACCTGCACTTCTACTGGTGTTAGGGAAACATGATTGGTTTTGTTTGAGCGTAATGTCGTGGTCCAATTAACTGAGTTTGAGTGATGATGATTTGCAGGAGTTAGTCCAGACGAGATTGTCGTTCAATCTCCTTACGTAGCTCAAGTACAGCTCTTGAGGGAAAAACTATATGACCTTCCAGAAGCATCAGGTGTTGAGGTTGCAACTGTGGACAGCTTCCAGGGTCGGGAGGCAGATGCAGTCATTATATCAATGGTATGCCAGCCTACTCTAGCTTTTTATTTTCGATTTGTTCTCATTCTTTCCAAGAAAAAGTTTTGGACAAAGAGCTGATTACTGCTTCTGGGGACATTCTTCTCTTAGGTTCGGTCAAACACATTGGGAGCAGTCGGATTCCTGGGTGACAGTAGGAGAATGAATGTTGCCATTACCAGAGCTCGCAAACATGTAACTGTTGTTTGTGATAGCTCAACCATATGCCACAACACCTTCCTAGCCAGGCTCCTGCGTCATATCCGCCACTTCGGTAGAGTGAAGCATGCTGACCCTGGAACTTTTGGTGGGTCTGGTTTTAACATGAACCCAATGTTGCCTTCCATTAGCTGATGGATGCCGTGAACCTCTTCAGTCTTATCTGACACTCCTTGTACTATA
This is a stretch of genomic DNA from Papaver somniferum cultivar HN1 chromosome 1, ASM357369v1, whole genome shotgun sequence. It encodes these proteins:
- the LOC113322815 gene encoding DNA-binding protein SMUBP-2-like, with the protein product MMEAASSSSCLYPSLKPSTFPFHVKHSSTVTASDINSIYYNIKKKNKKDSLQCCSSSSSSSFINPIHFLRDSNNTPYYYSLVGFPFQQQHLIIRSSSSSTSSSNSTRTSRGSSSKKKKSRRLVSSSPYVEKQNEQSVESGYQNGDPLGKKDLGRSVVKWISNGMKSMAMDFASPDITQNQDTDFSDHVRQRVLRGGGLTFVIESQPYLSGVPMPLGSETLCLKASTHYPTLFDHFQRELKHVLLDLQLKSLIPPTEDWRNTESWKLLKQFANSAEHRAIARKIPQTKTKQVHSGLGMEMDKAKAVQSKIDNFVKTMSDLLRIERDAELEFTHEELNAVPTPPSSADEVTGTSSSSKSDSSKPIEYLVTHGQSQQELCDTICNLHAVSSSTGLGGMHLVLFRAEGYHRLPPTTLSPGDMVCVRTCDSRGGGATSCMQGVINNLGEDGCSISVALESRHGDPTFSKLFGKSVRIDRIPGLADALTYERNCEALMLLQKNGLQKKNPSKAIVATLFGEKEDVAWMEQNNLADWTAEEKVDVLLPDHGVYDDSQLKAIALGLNKKRPVLVIQGPPGTGKTGLLKEVIALSVQRGERVLVTAPTNAAVDNMVEKLSSVGLNIVRVGNPARISSSVASKSLAEIVKYRLSDFVNEFERKKANLRRDLRYCLDDDSLAAGIRQLLKQLGKSLKKKEKEIVKEVLSTAEVVLCTNTGAADPLIRRLDTFDLVVIDEAGQAIEPSCWIPILQAKRCILAGDQCQLAPVVLSRNALDGGLGISLMERASNLHEGILATKLTMQYRMNDAIASWASKEMYDELLRSSPAVSSHLLVDSPFVKTTWITSCPLLLLDTRMPYGSLSVGCEEHLDPAGTGSFYNEGEADIVVEHVLSLIYAGVSPDEIVVQSPYVAQVQLLREKLYDLPEASGVEVATVDSFQGREADAVIISMVRSNTLGAVGFLGDSRRMNVAITRARKHVTVVCDSSTICHNTFLARLLRHIRHFGRVKHADPGTFGGSGFNMNPMLPSIS